The Hordeum vulgare subsp. vulgare chromosome 7H, MorexV3_pseudomolecules_assembly, whole genome shotgun sequence DNA window TAGATCGCTAAATTTACTAacgtctgctactattactccatgccAAGACCGCTATTCAGCATGTATCTCAAAGTATTAAGTCATAATAAATAGAGTAATGTAAtaggcaagatgacataatgtagacaaagtatGATCGATCAATATGATTAAACCAAATCATTTTATCCATAGTACTAAACAAAAAAGTATTTGCCCTTATCCTTTCTGTCACTCGATGGTATCACTgcaaggttgaacctactacaaagaGCCTCTTCTGCCAAAGATAAACCAAACTTGGCGGAAGTATACCGATGGATCAGAGAGAATACAAAGCTATAAATTACGCAGTAGTAAGCTCAAGAACTcagaatatatcaatgaataataTAATTATAGACCCACAATTCAacatatcccaacaaacacatcgcaaaagattacatcggatatcattgtattgaatattaAAAGAGAGAGAACAAACAATCTAGttatagctatggacccatagttcATGtcggaactactcacacatcatcatggagaaaATAAGGTTGATGAAAATGGCCTCCCcaatgaccccccccccccttaggcAGAGTACCAAAAAGGGGCTCAAGGTGGGACCACCGTGGAACAGATGCTTGCGATGATGATAAAATTGTTTTGGCTCTCGTTTAGAAAGTTCATTAATATTACAGAATTTATAGGTTAAGGATTAAGGCAAACAGAGCCATGGGGTGCCCTCAAATCAGGGGGGTGCCCCTAGcttcttgtgggcccctcatggaTCTTCTCATCCTCCCACAAAGCTTCCAGCGTCTCTTATGTTTCTgaagaaaaatcaccaaaaagcttCGTCATGCTTCGTCTTtttacgaaacaaaaaacatgcagaaaacacgaATTGACACTgaacactaagttaataggttaatcCATGAAAGTAATGTAAATTAATAtataaataatataaaatgaaAATAATAACATTTAACAATTAAAAAGTATCGATACGTTGAAGTCGCCTCCTATGATCTTTATTACCTTCTGTTTTCCCTATTCTCGCAAGTTATTTCACATTTCTCTTCTCCAGCGAGTAGTCTCTCCTCTCCGTTGAGCTATCAGCCGCTGTGGGGGTTTTCTGCGGTGTCCGCATCGCATATCTTTTGGGCGTTGGGCATGGTGGCCATGGCAGGAAAAAAGTTCAACCATAGAGTCGTTAGGTTGCTTCAGATGTTCCCGCAAAGGCAGATGTTGGTCGTGCCCTCATGGACCACGGATCCAGCACCTTTTCCGATCCTACAAATATTCTGCTTCCCCCTACGCATCGATAGAATGGTATGTATTTGGTGTTCCTGTTAATATTATCATCGAGCCTagattggcatgaatgtttaaacATAGATATGTATTTGATGAAATACTGATTTAGTTACTTGAAATTTTCTGCtgacagttttttttttttttgaaagatccagcttGGAATGCTGGCATATATTAGAACTTAGCAGGTAGGAAGGCGGTTACAGAAAGGCGGGGATACGATCCTAGGACCAAGgagaaaaacgagagagaaacttaaaaagaaaacgagagggggggggggggggtagagccGATCCCTCACGGAGGATCCCAGAAAGGGTGCTCCAAGAAGAATGCTCCAGCTTGTCTCCATAGCTCAACGGTTCTCGTGATTGCGCATTGTAAGTCTTGTATATGCGCCTGCTTGTTTGTGAAGGTGCAATCATTCCTGTGTTTCCAAATCTCCCATAGAATCAGTATGATCATCGTCTTGGTAGCCTTGCAGTGAAGTGGTTGGGCCGCCCCGATCATTGCGGTCATTTTCTCGACTGACCCAGTCTTCGTCGCCCATAAGGGAGGAGACAAAGAGGCGCATCCAGCCCTGGAGGCGGCCTGCGTCCAAATCTGCAGCGTCATGGGGCATTCCCAGAACAGATGTACTGGTGTCTTCAGGTTCCGTAGGCATAGCTGACAGAAATAGCTGACAGTTAGAAGTTTGAAAGTACTAAACCTATACGCTACTCCCTCCCTTCCTGTTTAGAAGACGTACTTAGAAATTCTCTGAAACCTAAATGATTATTGATTAGCTGCGAGGTGGactgaaaaatagcattcacactatgcATGCATGTAGAAGTAATACAACGAAGTACTAATTAGATGCTGGAATTAAATACAATGCGTCCTAAACCTTGCCTATTGTGAAAATGCATATATATTTAATcgtgccttctaaactgtgatgAAGAGAGTACATAATTGTGTTTATCAATGCATGCATGACCAATAAATAACTAAGAACTTTTACATGCATCGATGAGTTTTTTCTTAATACTCCCATGTCGTGATTTAATGCATTTTGATATTTGAGTGTGTGAGGGCAAGCAATAGAAATGAGACTAATAAAACGGGAAAACAAAAGTTTTGAGTTAAACTCTGCAAACCGTAAAGGTGGTAGTGTATTTTAACTGAAATGATGTTATTATGAGTTTGTTTGCCTACTTATTAGCCCATACCATCCATTCAATGCCTGCAACGCGTGGAGATGTGTTTGCATGAGTGGGTTTGAGGTCGCAACATAGCAACCCGTACAACCAAATCCCTTTGAGAAAAGCGCCGGCATGAgtattatgtttgcttattttagATTTGACATGCTACCACGATTAAGACGTTAAAATAGAAAATCATACCTATATTCAATTAATCATGAACCCAACACATGTTTTGTTTTTTTGGATATCGTTGTCCATAATCTGCATCCATTCCTGAACTATCTCCCAAACTGCAAATATCGTCAGAACAACGAAATCCTAAACAGATTGGTTTCTAAATTCATCCTCAATTATATGATCAATGACCTCATCAAAAAATAATCTTTATTTAACGTCCTCATCGTCGCCTTCAAAGCAAGGATAATGAACAACCTAAAACCCTAAACAACGAGGAATAAAAATGATCCACATGCGTGGATCCAACGATCCTCCTCATCACTGATGACCGAGGTCACTAGCGGAGGGGACTCAGGGGAGCCGCCGCCGGAGGTTGAGCTGAAAGATTGTCCTCCTGACGGCGCCTAGGATCCGGACGCGAGGAACGAGAGGAAAACGGCAAAATGGAAAATTTGATCCAAAAACCAAACTAATTCAAAAACTGAACTACGTTTGAAAAAAAATTCACccagctgacccttttgtgtgacgCTTTTGTCTTAGGCGCCACACTATACTGTGTAGCGCCCGACACTACGTTGTGTGACGTCTGAGACCTAGTATGGCGTCTAAGACATAGGCGTCATAAtatactgtgtgacgcctaagacaaaggcgtcacataaTGTAGTATGGCGTCTAAGACAAAGACGTCACATAATGTAGTGTGGCGCCTGACTATCGGGCGCCACATAAAAGGGTCAGCTGGATGAAAAAATTTCAAACGTAAAATACTTTGGCTCCTGGATAAAATTTATTAATTTTGCCTGCTACTGTTTTTCCATATGCACATATATGTAGCTAGTTCTCTCAGCAGCCGTCTGCCCGTACGTACGTAGACCAGATCTCACAAGAGATCCACTTGCTAGCATTCCAAGTTACCACCGACAATGAAAAGGGATATAACCCGTGCATGCACTGTCGCAGTCATGCATGCACAAGCATACTCCTAGTCACCATCGATGTCTAATCCAATCACGAGTGGTCACTCCGGAACAGCGTTCCAGCCCCTGTGAATTATTCATGACATGGATTCTCACCTCTTGCATCAAACCACAACAGACAGACCTAGccaaacacaaaataaaaatcacaaaaaagaaaaacactCATCGATCGATCCATTCATAGCTAGCTGATCGATCTTTCTTCTTGCTCGCTACTAGCTAGTAGCTCGTAGCCGACGACGTCCGACACCCTCTCATgtcgatccatccatccatctccaaGTACACTGACTCACCGAGCTTAGCTTGGTTAGAATTAGATGGAGCAGGTGTAGCCGCGGGGCGGGGTCTTGCCGCAGGTGAGGAGGAGCTGGACGGCGAGGGGCAGGACGAGGTTGATGTTGAGGAGCTTCAGCCGGATGGTGGTGCACAGGCACGCCGCCGCCTCCAGCTCCGCCAGCCCCTCCAGCAGCGGGCAGCACTGGTTCACCACCGGGTCGCCCAGCCCGATATGCACCAGCCCGCCCAGCAGGTCCACGCACGCCCCGAGCTTCAGCGTGTCCACCGGGCACGTCTGCGTcgccggcggcggtggcggctgcGACCGACAGCCGCACGATGTGCCCCCCGGCGGCGACGGGGGTGTGCTCCCCGGCGTCGACGGGGGAGTGGTGGCCGGCGGAGACGGAGGAGTGGTGACCGGCGGCGACGGGGCAGGAGTGGTGACTGGCGGCGACGGGGCAGGAGTGGTGACTGGCGGCGACGGGGGAGGAGTGGTGACCGGAGGGGCGATCACCGGTGGCGCAGGGTACGTTACCGGCGGGCTGACGGCGGGAGGGCTGGTGATGGGCGGGAAGGTGACCGGCGGCCCGACGACGACGGGAGGAGAGGTGACCGGCGGGCGCACGATGGGCCCCCtgggaggagggttggtgatgggcGGGTACGTGACCGGCGGGCCGACGACGACGGGAGGAGTGGTGACCGGCGGAGGAACGTGACCCTTGGGCGGGCCAACGACCGGCGGGCGAGGGACGTGGCCCTTGGGCGGGCCGACGACCGGCGGGCGAGGGACGTGGCCCTTGGGCGGGCCGACGACCGGCGGGCGAGGGACGTGGCCCTTGGGCGGGCCGACGACCGGCGGGCGAGGGACGTGGCCCTTGGGCGGGCCGACGACCGGCGGGCGAGGTGTGTGGCCCTTGGGCGGGCCGACGACCGGCGGGCAAGGTGCGTGGCTCTTGGGCGGGTGGGAATGCTTGGGGGCCTTGGGCTTGTGGCAGTCGTCGCAGGCGAGGGTGGGCGCCGCGATGGCGGtggtgatgaggaggaggaaggtcAGCAGGAGCGACCGTAGCTTCTTCGTGCTCGCCACCATGGCTGCAACCTGCAAGCTAGCTGGAGTGGAGCACGAGCGAGGTGGAGGACTGATTTGTGCTTCTAGAGTTTGTGAGTAATGTGGTTTTATAGAGCGAGGAGCATGCAATGGAGGCCCGTGATCTCTACGGTGGCTAGGGCTTTCAAATCGTGTGTGTGACTGAGCGATTTACTGTGGACTGCAATGTGTTGTTCGAAGCTTCACCCTCTACAGGAGCAAAACCGTGTATTAAAATCTTCGAAATGccatatatttagaaacagagaggGTAATATAATTTGCCGGTTTTGCTAAAACTCATCTAGCAGGATTTTAGTTATGTCTGATTCATCTTTTATTGTCGTTGGATGTGATATTTTAAGATGCGTGTGTACCGATGTGGTTGTATCTGTTTTGGTTTTTTATGTGAATGAGACTAAATTATATCTTATCTAGATGAACTCTGTTTTatataaactacatacgaaacAGAATGGgtaaatttatattttaaaatgtgtttatatacatccgtgaGTTGTCTGTATTGAAATTTAAAAGGTTTCATATATGTTtggaaatggagggagtacatcttAATTACGTACTTCCTCTATAATAAATATAAGATCATTTATTAGATTAGATTACTAAAATAGTGATCAAAATGTTTTTATATTACTTACCTTAAGTAAAACACGTGAAATGAGACTTCCCATTTTCACATAGTGTGCTTGTTTTAACTAGGGAGCCTATGTGTCAGTCAAGATGCGTGAACGTGATAAAAATTTATGTCAGTCAAATATTTGAACAGTTTGGGCGTTTCTAGCCAATCTCTTATATTTTAACTCCTTATATGCCATATAATCTTAATTACATATAATTTGGCGAGTAGTTAAATGATGGCCAAACGTGGCCGAGCCCCTATATTTAACTCTCTAATCTTTTTTACCACTTCCTCTAGCCTTCGTCACATACATTTCAAACAACAAAAGAAATCAACCATAAACATGCATATGCTTCATCTAATCGAGCAATTCAAATTAGAACATGCATGGAGTTCATTCAGAAGACATCATGTCGATCAAGTTTGATTCGAATTTTTGTCTAAAAAGACCACTAACCGAATGATATTGTTAAAAAAAACCACATGCGGTATGAAATGGCAGAAGAGACCCCCACCTTTCGTGGCGGCAGGCGCGTCAAGTGACGCGTGGCGCCTGCCGCCACGGGCCGAGGCGGCTGGGCCCTGCCGCCACcaggcgaggcggccggccgcGCAGGTGTAACCTGCCGCCACCACTCGTGGGGCCGGCCACCTCACGCATGCTTCTTGCACCACACAATAGCTTATGCATGCATGCTTGCTTGCACCGGGCAGCAGCGATAGCTTATGCATGCATGCTTGCTTGCACCACACAGCGAATGCATGGGTTCATGCATGCTTGATTGCACGATGCAGCGACTGAGTGGTGGCGGCAGGTCACATCTACACGGCCGGCCGCCTCGCCAGGTGGCGGCAGGGCCCAGCCGCCTCGgcccgtggcggcaggtgccacgcgtCACCTGACGCGTCTGCCGCCACGAGAGGTGGGGGTCTCTTCTGCCATTCCATACCGCATGTGGTTTTTTTTTGACAATATCATTCGGTTAGTGGTCTTTTTGAACAAAAATTTGTTTGATTCAAAATCATCAAAACATAGTATTGTCTTTTCTCGTGCATCGAGCCTTACAAAAGACATGTTGAGTGCTCATCACCTCCAACGAAATCATCGAAAACCCCATGACCTCCGCCACCACAACATGCATGGACACCATATTCATCACCCCCTCCCCCCTACACCACAACCATGTATCACCCCCACAACCACCCCCATCATCCCcacggccaccaccaccacctccatggACAATACCACATCACCCCACCTGCCACCACCATACATATCACACCCCTAAACGAGTGAGCTCCCAATACGCATTTGTCATGTCATCCATCATGCTTGGGTACTTGAACATGATATCTCTCTCTTCGGTTTTCTTCTCTTCTGCAAACCTTTCCGCCTCGAGTACAATTACAAGTTCCTCTGTGTTTACCTTCCTCTCTTTGTTCGCCTACTTTGCCCTCCACTTCTCATCCTCCAAGCACTTCAACTCGTTCCACCTTCCCGCCATATCTTCTTTGCGTTCGGCCTCTAATGATTTCTTTGTCTCAATCATAGCACAAAGCTCCTCCATGTAGGCATCGGCACCCCCacggttcttcctctcttttgCAAGCTTTTGCCCATACGGGCTCCTATAAGGATTTTCATCCTCCTCGTCATCGGCTTCAACTGATATGTTAACCCGTGAC harbors:
- the LOC123409858 gene encoding 36.4 kDa proline-rich protein-like, producing MVASTKKLRSLLLTFLLLITTAIAAPTLACDDCHKPKAPKHSHPPKSHAPCPPVVGPPKGHTPRPPVVGPPKGHVPRPPVVGPPKGHVPRPPVVGPPKGHVPRPPVVGPPKGHVPRPPVVGPPKGHVPPPVTTPPVVVGPPVTYPPITNPPPRGPIVRPPVTSPPVVVGPPVTFPPITSPPAVSPPVTYPAPPVIAPPVTTPPPSPPVTTPAPSPPVTTPAPSPPVTTPPSPPATTPPSTPGSTPPSPPGGTSCGCRSQPPPPPATQTCPVDTLKLGACVDLLGGLVHIGLGDPVVNQCCPLLEGLAELEAAACLCTTIRLKLLNINLVLPLAVQLLLTCGKTPPRGYTCSI